The Stigmatella ashevillena genomic sequence GGGCCTCTGTGTAGCGGATATAGAACCGGTCTCCGCTCCCGCCCCAGATGTGCCCGAACAAGCGGGTACCGCGAGGGAGCTGTTTGTAAAGGTCAGACGCCACCCAGCTCACAATGGGTCCGACCCGGAAGGAGACAGAATCATTGCCGTCGGTGGGGGGATGGTTGGGATTGAGCCGGACGTTCATGCCATCTCTCGCCCTGATGCGAATGGCCTCCATGGCCTGGATGGCCTCGGGCGGACAAGCCTGGGGCTCGGGCCGCACGGGCACTCCCGTACAGCTCACGACGAAGCCAGCCACGGCACACAACGCGCCCTTGCCGGAGCGAGTGGCCTTGGAGAGGGCTTTGCCCAGCGGAGGGGTTGAAGACTCGGCGGGGGAAGGCGTCTGGGGGTTCTTCACGGGGCTGTCTTTCTGCTGAGCGTCAGGAGGGGAGAACGGCAAGAAGCGCAGCGGCGAGACTGCCACGGGAGATTGAGACGTGGGGAGCACCGGCCAGAACAAGTCCTGAGGGAGCGGACGGACCGGCCGTCCCTCCTTGGGGGGTGAAACGGGCGCCGTGGGCAAAGCCCGGGACGCCACCTCGACCTGGACCCATACGGTCCACAGGACCACGGCCAGCACACCCAGTGCCCCTGCGGCCATCCCACGTTTCCACCCTGCCGACCAGCCCCGTGCCTGAACCGACAACAACAAGTCCCGTTGGCTCCGCGCCGCCTCCCGCCGCTGCTCCTCGTGCCCTTCCAACGCCTTGAGCGCATGCGCCGCGCGCACGTCCTCGTCTTGCGCCACCACGCCATCCCCCGGTGTGGGCGGCAGGGTGGTGGCCATGTCGGGAGCCCTCACCGGGCGCGGAGCGTAGACTGGCGCGTCCCAAGCACCGCTCTTGCTCAACACCCGCTCCAATGCCGCACAGAGGCGATGTCCATTCTTGTACCGTTGTCCGGGCTCCTTGGAGAGCAGCCGCAACACCACCTGACTCAGCGCAGGTGGAACCCGGGAGTTGATCAAGTGAGGAGGAACGGGACGCTGCCGGGCCACCTGCTTGGCAAACGCCGCATTGGGCAACCCCTCCGGAAAGGGCAGCACTTCGGTAAGTACCACGTAGAGCATCACGCCCACGGCGTACCAGTCATCCGCCGACCGGAACCGATAGGGCGAAGCCCCTTCGAGCTGGGACGCCAAGACCCGGGGGCTGCAATAGGGCGGAGTGAAGGGCCTCGCGCCCCCCCGCGTGAGGGTCCCTGTCCCACCGGCCTCTCCAGCACCAAAGTCCGCCAGGAATGGCTCTCCGTCCGCCGCCCTCACCAGCACATTCCCAGGCTTCACGTCTCGGTGAAGGACCCCCGCTTCATGGGCGGCTTGGAGCGCAAGCGCCACCTTCTGGCACAAACGCACCAATTCCCGAAGCGAGGGGTTGGTACGCAGAGCCCACTCCAGCAACGTGGCCCCCTGCACCCACTCAAGCACGACATAGTGAAGGCCCGTCTCTGGATCCTTCCACCGCCCATGCGCCACCACACGCACCACGTTGGCATGCGAGACCTGAAGTAACAGCCTCAACTCGCGCGCGGCCCGTGCGTCCCCGCGTGGGTTGTTGCTCGGAGAATGCAGACTGAACTTGAGGGCATAACGACATCCGGGCCGCTCCACACTCTCCACCAGCCACACGCTGCCGTAGCCTCCAGAATCCACGTGACGCAGCAGCCGGAAACCGCTCACCACCGTCCCGGGCGAGAGGTAATCCGGGTGAACCTCGGTGCCAGGAAAAGAGCGATGAGGCTCCGTCGTTCCGTCCATTCTCACGGCCGCCCCCCCCTTCGCGACGTGTCAGGAAGCGGGTCTGCGATGGACAACGCAGTCACCTTGAACTCCCTCTCACCGTCCCGCTCCGAAACGAGCAGCTTGCACCGCAAGCTTTTCTGCTCCGTAGGAGTCTCCCACTCCACCACCATGCGGGCGCTTCCGCCCGGCAGCAGAGAGACTCCCTCCAAGAGCCGAACCACCACCTTCGGAGAGGCCTTTTCGGATTGCCAGTGGTCCACGACCGCTCCCGCGGGAGTCCACGGCCGTTCACCCCGCGCCAGGGAGAGCGTGACCTCCAGCGCCATCCACCCCGTGGCCACGTACAACCGGGCCCGGCTGACCGTCATGCCAGGAGGTGCCCAATCCTCGGGGTTCAGCTTCATGACCCTGACGCCCTGCTCACCGAGGATCCCCAGGGCAATCAACCCCGTCAGTGCCTGCTCACCCGCGGGTGGAGCCGCCTGTTCCTCTTCCCGCACCTCCTGGATGGCATGCGCCTCGGACGGTTCTTTCAGGGAAGTCTCGTACGGCCGCAGGGCGTGCACGTCCGAGGGAACATCGAGCAAGAACGGGATTTCGGGGCTGGGCTGCGCCAGGGCAGCCGTTCCCACCAGGTGAATCCACAGCCAAACAACCCCGCAAGGTGGACCGGACACGGCATACCTCCCAGGTCCACACCCT encodes the following:
- a CDS encoding serine/threonine protein kinase, with translation MDGTTEPHRSFPGTEVHPDYLSPGTVVSGFRLLRHVDSGGYGSVWLVESVERPGCRYALKFSLHSPSNNPRGDARAARELRLLLQVSHANVVRVVAHGRWKDPETGLHYVVLEWVQGATLLEWALRTNPSLRELVRLCQKVALALQAAHEAGVLHRDVKPGNVLVRAADGEPFLADFGAGEAGGTGTLTRGGARPFTPPYCSPRVLASQLEGASPYRFRSADDWYAVGVMLYVVLTEVLPFPEGLPNAAFAKQVARQRPVPPHLINSRVPPALSQVVLRLLSKEPGQRYKNGHRLCAALERVLSKSGAWDAPVYAPRPVRAPDMATTLPPTPGDGVVAQDEDVRAAHALKALEGHEEQRREAARSQRDLLLSVQARGWSAGWKRGMAAGALGVLAVVLWTVWVQVEVASRALPTAPVSPPKEGRPVRPLPQDLFWPVLPTSQSPVAVSPLRFLPFSPPDAQQKDSPVKNPQTPSPAESSTPPLGKALSKATRSGKGALCAVAGFVVSCTGVPVRPEPQACPPEAIQAMEAIRIRARDGMNVRLNPNHPPTDGNDSVSFRVGPIVSWVASDLYKQLPRGTRLFGHIWGGSGDRFYIRYTEAQLVKGPRFPICAVAEDGTYGGFGLVKATGSTKDTFKHTNIGIATFVEVFSE
- a CDS encoding DUF2381 family protein is translated as MSGPPCGVVWLWIHLVGTAALAQPSPEIPFLLDVPSDVHALRPYETSLKEPSEAHAIQEVREEEQAAPPAGEQALTGLIALGILGEQGVRVMKLNPEDWAPPGMTVSRARLYVATGWMALEVTLSLARGERPWTPAGAVVDHWQSEKASPKVVVRLLEGVSLLPGGSARMVVEWETPTEQKSLRCKLLVSERDGEREFKVTALSIADPLPDTSRRGGRP